ATCGTGCGCGATCATGGCGGCTCGATCCGCGTCGGCGACGCGGCGCTCGGCGGCACCGAAATGACGATCGACATACCGCAATGTGTCGAGATTGATTAAGGGTCGTATTGAGAAGCGATGCCCCTAAGCTCATCGCAACGTATGGCTAAGCCCTTCGCGACGCATTAGGCATAAAAAAACCTCCGACTTGAGGTGACCGAAGTCATCCCAAGCCGGAGGCGTCCTTCTGGCTAGGCGGAAGCCAGAGTCGCATCAACAGCGGTGTTGTTTAACGAACGTCTCGTCCAAACGTCGCGTCATTTCGCACCGCCGTGAGAATCTCTACACGTGCGGCTCTCCGACGAATTGGAAGCCGTGATAGGCCTCGTTGCCGTGCTCGCCATGATCCAGGCCTTCGATTTCTTCCTCGGCGGTTACACGCAGTCCGACGGTCATCTTCAGTGCCGTGAATAGCACGGCTCCGCAGGCGATTGCCCAAACAAAGACCGCGCCGACGCCAACGGCCTGGCCGATCAATTGTTTTGCGTCACCGCCCATGAACAAACCGGGGAAAGGAGAGGCTTCACCCGTACCGGTCGAAAACAGCCCGAGCGATAACGTGCCCCAGGCGCCGCAAACCCCGTGGACTGAAATCGCGCCGACGGGATCGTCGATCTTGAGATAGTTCTCGATACCGACTACGGAAAGGACAACCAGGACACCGGCGACGGCGCCGATGATAAACGACGTCGGAACTGTCACCCAAGCACACGGGCAGGTGATGGCAACCAGGCCGGCCAAGGCGCCATTGAACGCCATCGTGGCTTCCCATTTGCCGAACAGGGCGCGGGCCGTGAACAACGCCGCGATGCAGCCGATGGCGGCAGCGGCGTTGGTGTTAATCGTCACATTGGCGATGAGGTTGGGATCGGCCGACATCGTGCTGCCGGGGTTGAATCCGAACCAGCCGAGCCAGAGGATGAACACGCCCAAAGCGACGAAAACCAAGTTGTGCCCTGGCATTGCCTTGGCCTTGCCGTTCTCGTCGAATTTGCCGATTCGCGGTCCGAGTATGAAGGCACCGATCAAGGACAACCACCCACCGACGCTATGAACCACGGTTGATCCGGCGAAGTCGAAGAAGTTCCATTGGGTGGCCAGCCAGCCGCCGCCCCATATCCAGTGACCCGAGATGGGGTAGATCACGGCCGAGACGATGGCGCTGTACAGCATGTACGACGTGAACTTCGTTCGTTCGGCCATGGCGCCGGAGACGATCGTAGCCGTGGTAGCCGCGAAGACGAGTTGAAAGAAAAACTTCGCGTTGAGCGGAACCAGCGTCCAGGCGAGCGACGTCCAATCCGCGGTGGGGCTAACGAACATGCCACTCAGCCCGCCCCAAAAACTGTTGGCGTCGCCTCCGTTTGCGAACATGATTCCGAATCCGACGAGCCAATACGTGATGCTGCCAAAGCAAAAGTCGAGCAGGTTCTTCATGCAGATGTTCACGGCGTTTTTCGAACGCGTGAGGCCGGTTTCGACCAGCGCAAAACCTGCCTGCATCCACATGACGAGAAAACCCGCGAGCATCACCCAGATCGTGTCGAGCGCATGAGAGGTGGCCGGCAAGGTCTTGTTGAGGCCGTCGGGCTGTGGCGCGCCGCTTGTGGCAGCAGCCGCAGAGCTAACAGCGGCCGCTTCACCCGGCTCGTCGGGTGCCGACACGGCCGCGGCCGGTTCTTGCGCGGTCGAACCGTTCCAGATCACACACGTCGTCGTCAGCAGTGCCGCGACTGCCGCGAAAGATATGATCCAATTCTTTCGATGTTTGTCCGCATTCATTAATCAAAACTCCCGCATAACTAGAAGGACGGAAATAGACCATTCACGCGGCCCTCCACAGCGTCGCGACATAAACAATCCCGCGGCGCAAGGAGAGATCGCGTGACAACAACGGAACGCGATCAACGAGGCAAATAGCCAAACTGCGTAGTGCTTTGCGCAAGGAAAATGCGCTTAGCAAGTCAGCCTGGGAATAGGCCAGGGAGATAGCGAAGTGGCGAGGGGGTAAATACCCCGGCAGCGATTACAAGCCGCCTGCGCTACTCGCGAAGAGTGTCAAATAGAGCGAATGCTCTGAGACGAAAGAGATTGTGCCGGTTTGACCCATCATGATGCTCCAGTTAGCCAAAACCGGATGCAACTGTTGGGCCGTTTTGTGAAACTTGAATGAGTTCGATTCGCAAGTTGTTTAAGCACAAATGCTTATGCCCTGCGATCGAAGTTCCGTATGCCCGACCGGCCGTGAGGCAGTGCTTAATTTGCTAGCACTCGCTGTCGCGTAATTGATCTTTCACGCAATGTGGATTGCGACTCGGCGATTCGCGAGCGTTTCAGAACAAATCCATTCAGGCGTTGAGCGACCTTTGACTGGCAAATATATCCGCGTGCTACCCCATCTTTCATAGATCGAGCCAGTCGATCCCCTTCGCCGTGGCACGAAATCGTTTGGCGCGGATGTTCGAATCGGGTCCTTCTTCGTAATAGACGACGAGCACCGAGCCGTCCTTCAGGTTGACCATCGATGGATAGGCGCCTCCGTGGGCGTCGATCTTCACGTTCTGACTCCAGGTCTTGGTTTCGTCCAGACTGTAGTGCAGGCTGGTGGCTGGCTGGCGATGGCCGAGCAGGATGATGCCGTCGACCGTGCGGTGCAGATAGGGGCAGTGGCCGAGGAAGCCGATCGGTTTGGCCGTGCTCCAATTGCGGCCGTGATCGCGCGACGTGCTGTAGCACATCTGCTGGTCACCGTCGGCGCGAAGGGCGGCAAACAGCCGGCCATCTTTCAGTTCAATGACGTCGGTTTCGGCGGCCAGCTTTTTGTCACCGCCGTCGATGCGCGTCGGCTTGAGCCAGGTCTTGGCTCCGTCCTCACTGGTTGTAATCGCGCCGCCGGGCAGGCCGGCTTCCTGGTGATAGAGGCCAAGGATGTCGCGGCCGTCGGACAACTCGCGGACCGGCGACGAGCAAAAGTATTCACGCCCTGCGATCCCGTGCGGCGGCGTCCACGTCTTACCGCCATCGGTCGAGAAGATGATAAAGCTCCCTAGTCCGACGTACGGCACCCCTGGCTGATCGGGCTTCGCGAGCGAGAAGAAATTGCAAGCCAGGCGTCCATCCTTCAACTGTGCGACGGACGGATCGCGGTCGTCGTGGTCGCCGTCGAAGACAATCTCGGGCGGGCTCCAGGTTTTTCCTTCGTCGGCGCTCGTGCAACTGCAAATGCGGCCGCCGCGCGGCAGTTCCGCGCTGGGGAGCGAAACGTGGGCGCGTCCCGCGTAAAAGACACAGAGCAACTGGCCGTCCTGGCGGCGACAGACATCGGGAAAGGCTTCGTACCCGCCGGCGCCTGCATCGCGGCAGACGTGTACGAACGACGCGGCCTCTCCCGTTGCGTCGATCGCCAGGCTGTTGTCGCACGAGAGTCCGATGAGTAACGCCGTCAGCATGAATGGCAGGATGCGGTAGTGGTTCATAGAATTTCGACCCCCCTCGGATTGCCTTCGCTTTTCATCTCTCTAGGCCGCGCTTCTTTAACTTGCGCTTCTCTAACTTGCGCTGTGTCGACGAACTTGCCCGTTGGAAAACGCCCTCAGGGGCTCGCTTTCTGGCCGGCTCGATGGTCCACGTCGGCAGGATGGTCGACGTTTTGATGGGACCGGATGGGATCCGACGTGCAATCGGTGTCTCGCGGCACGGCCTGATTCTGCGATATTCGGCCCGAAATTGCGAGGGTTAATCATGGCCACCCCCCCGCGCAGACGCCATTCGCCGAGGCCCGGGGCGGGCATCTACTGAGCGTCGCCGCCCCGGATTACACTGATGTCGCATTCTGTCGCACGCATCCCGCACCAGGCTCCGGAGACCTAGTCTGATGATTCGCCGCTCGCTCGTTTTACGGTTCGCAGTCATGGTTGTGCTGGGGATGGCCGGTGTGGTCGCCGCGGCCGAGTCGAGCTGGGTTAGCTACGAAGGGGAGGCTGGCCCGGGCAAGGGACTGCATGTCGTGCTCGTCAGCGGCGACGAAGAGTACCGCTCCGAAGAGGCGCTGCCGCAACTGGCCAAGATTCTGGCGAAGCGACAGGGATTCAAATGCACGGTATTATTCGCGGTCGATCCGGCCGATGGCACGATCAATCCGATCGTGCGGACGAATATTCCTGGGCTTGAGGCGCTGGAAAAGGCGGATCTGCTGGTCCTGTTCACGCGGTTTCGCGAGCTGCCTGATGACCAGATGAAACATATTGTCGATTACGTCGAATCGGGCCGTCCCGTGGTGGCGATGCGAACTTCGACGCACGCCTTCGACAACAAGAAAAGCGAGAAGTATGCCCGCTACGCCTGGCAAAGCCCGGATTGGGACGGGGGCTTCGGCCGGCAGGTGCTGGGCGAGACGTGGATCAATCACCACGGTCAGCATGGCAAGCAGAGCACACGCGGCCTTATCGCGCCGGGCATGCAGGACAATCCAATCCTGCGTGGCATCAAGGATGGCGATATCTGGGGGCCGACCGATGTGTATGGCGTACGGTTGCCACTGCCTGGAGATAGCCAGCCGCTGGTACTGGGGCAGGTGCTGACCGGCATGCAAGCGACGGACTCGCCCGTGGTGGGAAAGGTCAACGAACCGATGATGCCGGTGGCGTGGACGAAGTCGTTTACCACTTCGTCAGGCAAGAAGTCGCGGATTTTTACGACTACGATGGGAGCGTCGCAGGATCTATCGAGCGAAGGAACGCGCCGACTGCTAGTCAACGCCTGCTTGTGGGCCGTGGGGAAGGAAGCGGACATTCCGGCGAAGAGCGACGTGGCGATCGTCGGTGAGTACCAGCCGCACCCGTTCGGTTTCGGCACCGCGCAAAAAGGGGTGAAGCCGAGCGATCACGTGCTGGCGAAATAGCGGACGTGGGTGAGATCGGCTCGAAAGGTAAGCGGCGGATGAGCGAGGCGATCGAGATTCGCACGGAGCTTCCTGGGGACGTCGCCGAAATCAGCGCGGTCATTGCCGCGGCCTTCGAGCGCGAGGAGGAAGCCCGGCTGGTCGAGGCGTTGCGCACGCTGCCAAGCTTCGATCCGGCGCTATCGTTGGTGGCCGTCTGCAACGGTGCGTCGACTGGAGACGGCCAGGGCGAACAGATCGTCGGGCACATCCTGTTCACGGATATCTTGATTCGTCGTGAAGATGGGAGCGCCGATCGCGCACTGGCTCTCGCGCCCGTCGCTTTGCTGCCCGAGTGGCAGCGGCGCGGGATCGGTTCGCGATTGACCGCCGCCGGCCTGGCGGCGTGCCGTGCGCGCGGCGATCGATGGGTGATCGTTGTCGGCCATGCGGATTTCTATCCGCGGTTTGGCTTTCAGTCGGCACGAGCGCGCGGACTCGAGGTGCCGTTTCCCGTCGAGGATGCCTCGTTCATGGTCTGTGACTTGGCGGATGCCCCGAATGATTCGTCGACGGACATCGCTGGCATGGTCGAGTATCCGGCGCCATTTCAGGCAGTTTAGATCGCTCAATACCTTGGCGAAGGAACGATTCGAGGTCGGAATCTCGCCTTTGCCGTTTCTCGTAAGCTACGCAGACTGCCAGTTATTTGCTCTCTTTTTTGTAATTTTCTGCGCCCGACTAATCTAATGCGGAATGAGTTTCGTGGTGGTCATTAATTCTGCACCATCGGCGGCAAAGCGACTAAGCCGTGTGATAGCAATGGTTCGCGGCCTGACTGCTGCGCCGCCCATCTGTTTTCCGGCAT
The sequence above is a segment of the Pirellulales bacterium genome. Coding sequences within it:
- a CDS encoding ammonium transporter encodes the protein MNADKHRKNWIISFAAVAALLTTTCVIWNGSTAQEPAAAVSAPDEPGEAAAVSSAAAATSGAPQPDGLNKTLPATSHALDTIWVMLAGFLVMWMQAGFALVETGLTRSKNAVNICMKNLLDFCFGSITYWLVGFGIMFANGGDANSFWGGLSGMFVSPTADWTSLAWTLVPLNAKFFFQLVFAATTATIVSGAMAERTKFTSYMLYSAIVSAVIYPISGHWIWGGGWLATQWNFFDFAGSTVVHSVGGWLSLIGAFILGPRIGKFDENGKAKAMPGHNLVFVALGVFILWLGWFGFNPGSTMSADPNLIANVTINTNAAAAIGCIAALFTARALFGKWEATMAFNGALAGLVAITCPCAWVTVPTSFIIGAVAGVLVVLSVVGIENYLKIDDPVGAISVHGVCGAWGTLSLGLFSTGTGEASPFPGLFMGGDAKQLIGQAVGVGAVFVWAIACGAVLFTALKMTVGLRVTAEEEIEGLDHGEHGNEAYHGFQFVGEPHV
- a CDS encoding sialidase family protein, which translates into the protein MNHYRILPFMLTALLIGLSCDNSLAIDATGEAASFVHVCRDAGAGGYEAFPDVCRRQDGQLLCVFYAGRAHVSLPSAELPRGGRICSCTSADEGKTWSPPEIVFDGDHDDRDPSVAQLKDGRLACNFFSLAKPDQPGVPYVGLGSFIIFSTDGGKTWTPPHGIAGREYFCSSPVRELSDGRDILGLYHQEAGLPGGAITTSEDGAKTWLKPTRIDGGDKKLAAETDVIELKDGRLFAALRADGDQQMCYSTSRDHGRNWSTAKPIGFLGHCPYLHRTVDGIILLGHRQPATSLHYSLDETKTWSQNVKIDAHGGAYPSMVNLKDGSVLVVYYEEGPDSNIRAKRFRATAKGIDWLDL
- a CDS encoding ThuA domain-containing protein, with translation MIRRSLVLRFAVMVVLGMAGVVAAAESSWVSYEGEAGPGKGLHVVLVSGDEEYRSEEALPQLAKILAKRQGFKCTVLFAVDPADGTINPIVRTNIPGLEALEKADLLVLFTRFRELPDDQMKHIVDYVESGRPVVAMRTSTHAFDNKKSEKYARYAWQSPDWDGGFGRQVLGETWINHHGQHGKQSTRGLIAPGMQDNPILRGIKDGDIWGPTDVYGVRLPLPGDSQPLVLGQVLTGMQATDSPVVGKVNEPMMPVAWTKSFTTSSGKKSRIFTTTMGASQDLSSEGTRRLLVNACLWAVGKEADIPAKSDVAIVGEYQPHPFGFGTAQKGVKPSDHVLAK
- a CDS encoding N-acetyltransferase; amino-acid sequence: MSEAIEIRTELPGDVAEISAVIAAAFEREEEARLVEALRTLPSFDPALSLVAVCNGASTGDGQGEQIVGHILFTDILIRREDGSADRALALAPVALLPEWQRRGIGSRLTAAGLAACRARGDRWVIVVGHADFYPRFGFQSARARGLEVPFPVEDASFMVCDLADAPNDSSTDIAGMVEYPAPFQAV